In Photobacterium sp. TLY01, the following proteins share a genomic window:
- a CDS encoding MotA/TolQ/ExbB proton channel family protein: protein MKLKTLALALTLVSVSTSVLAVDGLVEKTRQAQKSEQVHNQAREAGFKQTEAEIRAQKDALLAQRESLNTEIDQLSSSFSENEQSLAQLEEELRLESGSLGELFGVVRQTAKDLQAELETSVTGADRHQYAAVVDNIVDAKALPSLKQLNGLWQGMLEQITASSEVRKVSVSYINGEGYQSTVDAYRLGSIGLIGEQGYLAWNGIRQVATPYLKQPENGPVASQIASLKQAGLQMAVVDPSRGKMLEQLAHTPSLAERLSQGGVVGKIILGLLAIGGIIALYRGCKLLWIRQQINAQLKQPEKPGNNPLGRVLNVYDTDQKRSVEALELRLLETIVDEQQGLERGLSMLKLLAALAPMLGLLGTVTGMIETFQVITQFGNGDPKVMAGGISMALVTTVLGLISAMPLLLAHNLLSAQADAIRSILEKQGISLVAAEAEKTGSTA from the coding sequence ATGAAACTGAAAACGTTAGCACTCGCACTGACGCTTGTCTCGGTGTCGACTTCTGTACTGGCTGTTGATGGCCTGGTAGAAAAGACCCGGCAGGCACAAAAATCAGAACAAGTTCACAATCAAGCCCGTGAAGCCGGGTTTAAGCAGACAGAAGCAGAGATACGTGCTCAAAAAGATGCGCTGCTGGCTCAGCGTGAATCACTGAATACTGAGATTGATCAACTAAGCAGCTCTTTCAGCGAAAACGAACAATCACTGGCTCAACTGGAAGAAGAGCTAAGACTTGAATCCGGAAGTCTGGGTGAGCTGTTTGGCGTGGTACGCCAGACGGCAAAAGACTTGCAGGCGGAGCTGGAAACATCGGTCACCGGTGCTGATCGTCATCAGTATGCTGCTGTTGTAGACAATATCGTTGATGCGAAGGCATTGCCTTCACTGAAACAGCTGAATGGGTTGTGGCAAGGTATGCTTGAGCAGATCACGGCCAGCTCGGAAGTGCGTAAAGTGTCTGTCTCTTATATCAACGGAGAAGGGTATCAATCCACTGTGGATGCGTACCGCCTTGGCAGTATTGGCTTGATTGGTGAGCAGGGCTATCTGGCCTGGAATGGGATTCGCCAGGTGGCGACGCCGTATTTGAAGCAACCAGAGAACGGCCCGGTAGCCAGCCAGATTGCCTCGTTGAAACAAGCAGGTTTGCAAATGGCTGTCGTTGACCCATCTCGCGGTAAAATGCTGGAGCAGTTGGCGCATACACCCTCTTTGGCAGAACGCCTGTCCCAAGGCGGTGTCGTAGGTAAAATTATTCTTGGATTGCTGGCGATTGGCGGCATCATTGCTTTGTATCGCGGTTGTAAGTTGCTCTGGATTCGCCAGCAAATCAATGCCCAACTGAAGCAACCAGAAAAACCAGGCAACAACCCGCTGGGCCGTGTTCTGAATGTGTACGACACCGATCAAAAGCGTTCTGTTGAAGCCTTGGAACTCCGGTTGCTGGAAACCATTGTTGATGAACAGCAGGGGCTGGAACGTGGTTTATCTATGTTGAAACTGCTGGCCGCGCTGGCACCAATGCTGGGCCTGCTGGGAACTGTAACCGGCATGATTGAAACCTTCCAGGTCATTACTCAGTTTGGTAATGGTGATCCGAAAGTAATGGCGGGCGGGATCTCCATGGCATTGGTGACAACCGTATTGGGTTTGATATCAGCAATGCCTTTGCTGCTTGCACATAATCTGTTGAGTGCGCAGGCAGATGCGATCCGCAGTATTCTTGAGAAGCAGGGGATCAGCTTGGTCGCTGCTGAAGCAGAAAAGACAGGAAGCACGGCGTAA
- a CDS encoding MotA/TolQ/ExbB proton channel family protein — MDLALFSNDFAATWWISLQQFMQQGGQILWWLAGVVLVSWLLVTERLLYLAFTYPKQKQQWLALWYARDDQTSWYAHAIRAGWLSEAHLALSQNLNVIKVLVAICPMLGLLGTVTGMISVFDVMANQGSSQPKLMASGISLATLPTMAGMVAALAGMFIHARLAKACKMREQKLEKLMRSQR, encoded by the coding sequence ATGGATCTGGCACTGTTCAGTAACGATTTTGCCGCAACCTGGTGGATCTCCCTGCAGCAGTTCATGCAACAGGGAGGACAAATACTCTGGTGGCTGGCCGGTGTTGTGTTGGTCTCCTGGTTGCTGGTTACAGAGCGTTTGTTGTATCTGGCGTTTACCTATCCCAAGCAAAAACAGCAGTGGCTGGCTCTGTGGTATGCCAGAGACGATCAGACCTCCTGGTATGCGCATGCCATACGCGCCGGTTGGCTCAGTGAAGCCCATCTTGCTTTATCTCAGAATCTTAATGTGATTAAAGTCCTGGTAGCGATATGCCCAATGTTAGGACTGCTGGGAACCGTGACCGGGATGATCTCCGTCTTTGATGTCATGGCCAATCAAGGCAGCAGCCAGCCGAAACTGATGGCTTCGGGGATCTCACTTGCGACCTTGCCAACGATGGCGGGGATGGTTGCTGCACTGGCTGGCATGTTTATTCATGCCCGTCTTGCAAAAGCATGCAAGATGCGTGAGCAAAAATTAGAAAAATTGATGAGGAGTCAACGATGA
- a CDS encoding biopolymer transporter ExbD, translated as MRLSRPSVAREEAQIDLTSMLDIVFIMLIFFIVTSSFVRESGVEVNRPQASNVVSQKDAGIFVAITSANDVYIDKRVVDVERVQATLETLLLDQPDASLVIQADEHAYSGTVVKVMDAAKGAGVKNIALAAEKR; from the coding sequence ATGAGGTTAAGTCGCCCTTCTGTCGCTCGGGAAGAAGCTCAGATTGACCTGACTTCGATGCTGGATATCGTGTTTATCATGTTGATTTTTTTCATCGTGACCAGCTCTTTTGTTCGTGAGTCCGGTGTTGAAGTGAATCGTCCGCAAGCCAGTAATGTGGTCAGCCAGAAAGATGCGGGTATTTTTGTTGCGATCACTTCGGCAAATGACGTGTATATCGATAAGCGTGTTGTTGATGTTGAACGCGTACAGGCAACACTGGAAACCTTGTTGCTAGACCAGCCAGATGCGTCTTTGGTGATTCAGGCTGACGAGCACGCATACAGTGGTACTGTGGTCAAAGTGATGGATGCGGCAAAAGGCGCCGGAGTCAAAAATATCGCCTTGGCGGCGGAGAAACGCTGA
- a CDS encoding energy transducer TonB: MFRLLLAAPLALLITGGLFTFMAWMVDDGNRQLPEAKESLAFNMVMVEQEREAQRRQRTVPEKPETPEPPPQAMPKSAQASAVTPLVSPTMPSIAMDASVKGLAISLPTVSDVGRDQQAMPLYRVEPKYPARALKRNIEGYVVLSFTIDPQGRPTDIKIVEAEPNRVFDREAIRALKNWKYQPKIEGGQALSQYGQQVKVEFNLSK; the protein is encoded by the coding sequence ATGTTCAGGCTTCTATTGGCCGCACCGTTAGCGCTTCTGATTACGGGTGGCTTGTTTACATTTATGGCCTGGATGGTTGATGACGGAAATCGCCAACTGCCGGAAGCAAAAGAATCGCTGGCGTTTAATATGGTGATGGTTGAGCAGGAACGTGAAGCCCAGCGCAGACAACGGACAGTGCCGGAAAAACCGGAAACACCTGAGCCGCCACCACAGGCTATGCCGAAAAGCGCTCAGGCAAGTGCTGTGACACCTTTGGTATCGCCAACCATGCCTTCCATCGCCATGGATGCTTCAGTGAAAGGTCTGGCTATCAGTTTACCGACCGTTTCAGATGTCGGAAGGGATCAGCAGGCCATGCCGCTGTATCGCGTCGAGCCTAAATACCCAGCCCGGGCCCTCAAAAGAAACATTGAAGGTTATGTGGTGTTGTCATTTACGATTGATCCGCAGGGCAGGCCAACCGATATCAAGATAGTTGAGGCAGAGCCAAATCGTGTCTTTGACCGTGAAGCCATCCGCGCTTTAAAGAATTGGAAATACCAACCAAAGATAGAAGGCGGTCAAGCGCTATCCCAGTATGGTCAGCAAGTAAAAGTGGAATTTAATCTGAGTAAGTGA
- a CDS encoding lipopolysaccharide assembly protein LapB codes for MKKLAFIIAFLFAPVVLSAQLSQYTAGKVQQAQKLQLEDKVSAAIVLLREMDISRAYDQAFVNRMLGVYYWQDGKPALSIQRLTQSIESGLLDDEYLRSTQRMLADILLSQAQYQKALHYYYPLSQSIPATEKADELWLRIAQANYQLEEWRSVLSAIQQYERVHQQKEVQPLSLKLGAQLQLQQYQSALPTLSSLITLEPQKVVWWRQLAGIEMRLERRKQAIETLALAKRQGVALSQQDLKTLGQLYAQEGMPEKAARIFASLDNSDSHLDLLISRATYWQMAKEWDKAIETWRKAVQLDTQYRWQLSTLLLQEGHYQLALNELDKLQIKGKQAEIELAKVRAYYKLENLELAIVHAKKADNLESTKASQSWIKYLNQLRDMES; via the coding sequence ATGAAAAAATTAGCTTTTATCATAGCGTTCTTATTTGCGCCTGTTGTGCTGTCAGCCCAACTGTCTCAGTACACAGCGGGCAAAGTCCAGCAGGCACAGAAACTGCAACTGGAAGATAAGGTGAGCGCTGCCATTGTTTTGCTCAGGGAGATGGATATTTCCCGTGCGTACGATCAAGCGTTTGTTAACCGTATGCTGGGTGTGTATTACTGGCAGGACGGCAAACCGGCTTTATCGATTCAGCGGTTAACGCAATCGATTGAGAGTGGTTTGCTTGATGACGAGTATCTGAGATCCACACAACGTATGCTGGCTGATATATTGCTATCTCAGGCGCAATATCAAAAAGCTCTTCACTATTACTATCCACTCAGTCAATCGATTCCTGCGACTGAAAAAGCTGATGAGCTCTGGCTGAGAATTGCCCAGGCCAATTATCAGCTTGAAGAGTGGCGATCGGTACTGTCAGCGATTCAGCAGTATGAGCGTGTTCATCAACAAAAAGAAGTGCAGCCTTTATCATTAAAGCTGGGGGCTCAGCTACAGCTGCAGCAGTATCAGTCAGCGCTTCCAACCTTAAGCAGTCTTATTACGCTGGAACCGCAGAAAGTCGTTTGGTGGCGGCAGCTGGCAGGCATTGAAATGCGGCTGGAGAGAAGAAAACAGGCGATTGAAACGTTAGCGCTGGCAAAGCGTCAGGGTGTTGCCTTATCTCAGCAGGATCTGAAAACGCTTGGGCAGCTATACGCCCAAGAGGGAATGCCAGAGAAAGCCGCTCGGATTTTTGCATCACTGGACAACAGCGACAGTCATCTTGACTTATTGATCTCCCGGGCGACTTACTGGCAAATGGCAAAAGAGTGGGATAAAGCCATAGAAACGTGGCGAAAAGCCGTTCAATTAGATACTCAGTATCGCTGGCAGCTTTCGACGCTTCTACTTCAGGAAGGACATTATCAGCTTGCGCTGAATGAACTGGATAAACTTCAGATAAAAGGTAAGCAAGCGGAAATTGAGCTGGCCAAAGTGCGTGCCTATTACAAATTAGAAAATCTTGAACTGGCCATTGTACATGCCAAGAAAGCGGATAATTTAGAATCGACAAAGGCTTCACAAAGTTGGATTAAGTATCTGAATCAATTGCGTGATATGGAAAGTTAA
- a CDS encoding MaoC family dehydratase has translation MKVVDFLKQKSEILAKHPFELKDWLSPSIRDYWIEFLNKAHVTGWVKAENIASNGESVPKTAAIEIHPEAAKLMEELLASLGEEIHVGSWLTVDQERINRFADVTDDHQWIHTDPERAELESPFKTTIAHGFLTLSLLSVLTDSVDPDNQKFPTAKMTVNYGLNQVRFPYPVKEGSRVRARTKIQSVTPIKRGLEIVQEISVEIEGCRRPGCVAESVVRLYF, from the coding sequence ATGAAAGTGGTCGACTTTCTCAAACAGAAAAGTGAAATTTTGGCCAAGCACCCATTTGAGCTGAAAGACTGGCTGTCGCCGTCAATTCGCGACTATTGGATTGAATTTCTGAACAAAGCCCATGTTACAGGTTGGGTGAAAGCAGAAAATATTGCCTCAAACGGCGAATCTGTACCAAAAACAGCAGCAATCGAGATTCATCCAGAAGCCGCTAAGCTGATGGAAGAGCTACTCGCATCGCTGGGAGAAGAGATTCACGTTGGCAGTTGGCTGACTGTCGATCAAGAGCGCATTAATCGATTTGCTGATGTCACTGATGATCATCAGTGGATTCACACAGATCCAGAACGTGCTGAGCTTGAATCCCCCTTTAAGACAACAATTGCACACGGATTTCTGACGCTCTCGCTACTTTCTGTGCTGACCGATAGCGTCGATCCTGACAACCAGAAATTCCCGACTGCAAAAATGACGGTGAATTACGGTTTAAATCAGGTTCGTTTCCCGTATCCGGTTAAAGAAGGCAGCCGTGTGCGAGCCCGCACTAAGATTCAGTCTGTCACGCCAATAAAACGTGGCCTGGAAATTGTACAGGAAATTTCCGTAGAAATTGAAGGATGCCGTCGTCCTGGTTGTGTCGCAGAATCAGTCGTTCGGCTGTATTTCTGA
- a CDS encoding serine hydrolase, which yields MFILSIRGALAAPGDEIVFALDKFVNQAVTSSIPGASLAVLVNGEIRLLRGYGVTKVGGDQKIDSATVFPLASISKTFASAATALLVDRGLIEWDTHVVPYLENVKFSDPDLGKVVTLRNVLSHTTGLVPQAYSDLLENDVSYQRILSILNRVKFVCEPGECYGYQNIVYNLSADMISLASGMEYSQFVTEHIFIPLHMHNATFGLKRFLEAEDRVVPHVRTKSGYAAVKPAPYYYGVPAAAGVNASAQDLAQWMLAQFGQYPEVLSADNLTLLHKPFIRANQYRYRAKLNNVYYGLGWRTFDYQGVPGFVHHGGWVKGIRTEMVFNPATQTGMVFLTNCETDVAREIVLEFLDLYKRYIDPGISGSEVATSRN from the coding sequence GTGTTCATTTTAAGCATTCGGGGCGCATTAGCAGCCCCGGGTGATGAAATTGTTTTTGCGCTGGATAAATTTGTGAATCAGGCTGTGACGAGCTCAATCCCTGGCGCATCATTAGCTGTGTTAGTGAATGGTGAGATTCGTTTATTACGCGGTTACGGTGTCACTAAGGTGGGTGGTGATCAAAAGATCGATTCTGCCACCGTGTTTCCTCTGGCATCGATTTCTAAAACTTTTGCTTCAGCGGCAACAGCTCTGCTCGTTGATCGCGGCCTGATTGAATGGGATACGCACGTTGTGCCGTACCTTGAAAATGTTAAATTCAGTGATCCGGATTTAGGTAAAGTTGTTACATTGCGAAATGTCTTGTCGCATACGACTGGCCTGGTACCTCAGGCCTATTCCGACTTACTTGAAAATGATGTGAGCTATCAGCGAATTCTTTCAATCCTCAACAGAGTCAAATTTGTTTGTGAGCCCGGTGAATGCTACGGGTATCAGAATATTGTCTATAACCTGAGCGCTGACATGATTTCACTGGCATCGGGTATGGAATACAGCCAGTTTGTGACAGAGCATATTTTTATTCCGCTTCATATGCACAATGCAACGTTTGGCTTAAAGCGTTTTCTGGAGGCTGAAGACAGAGTTGTTCCCCATGTCAGAACCAAGTCAGGCTATGCAGCTGTTAAACCTGCGCCTTACTATTATGGTGTGCCAGCCGCGGCTGGCGTTAATGCCAGCGCACAGGATCTTGCACAGTGGATGCTGGCTCAGTTTGGTCAATATCCAGAGGTACTGAGCGCTGATAACCTCACACTTCTGCATAAGCCGTTCATTCGGGCGAATCAGTATCGATATCGGGCAAAGCTGAATAATGTGTATTACGGGCTTGGGTGGCGAACATTTGATTATCAAGGCGTGCCTGGATTTGTTCATCACGGTGGCTGGGTGAAGGGGATAAGAACAGAGATGGTTTTTAATCCGGCGACTCAGACTGGGATGGTTTTCCTGACCAATTGCGAAACCGATGTGGCGAGAGAAATCGTATTAGAATTTCTGGATTTGTATAAACGCTATATTGACCCTGGTATTTCCGGATCTGAAGTAGCAACATCAAGAAATTAA
- a CDS encoding alternative ribosome-rescue factor A, translated as MAKKKCCQHTEQATSTGFETDHGRGTIMDNALKAVVTSKVFRSRVEKARKGKGSFQRKAKHGGRESWPIAA; from the coding sequence ATGGCAAAGAAAAAGTGCTGTCAGCACACAGAGCAGGCCACATCGACTGGCTTTGAAACCGATCATGGTCGCGGAACAATCATGGACAATGCGCTGAAAGCCGTCGTCACCAGTAAAGTTTTCCGTAGCCGAGTTGAAAAAGCCCGAAAAGGCAAAGGCAGTTTTCAGCGTAAAGCAAAACACGGAGGACGAGAGTCCTGGCCAATCGCTGCTTAA
- the modA gene encoding molybdate ABC transporter substrate-binding protein, translating to MKKLWFGLFALCLLNMSQAVAQEKVLVFAASSLTNALSELAESYEDASGDDIVLSFASSSTLARQLAQGAPADLYLSANTKWMDYAAEQQVINSESRKDLLHNRLVLVTHQSESVDSVALDSSWNISKALMGSRLAVGDPNHVPAGIYAQEALTSLGLWQQAEPLLARANNVRAALLLVERQEAKFGIVYQTDAQVAKNVKVVAHFPEQSHQPITYPVALTQQTPSKSAQGFYDYLQTSDAAEVFQRYGFSVNEPRGSVSF from the coding sequence ATGAAAAAGCTTTGGTTTGGTTTATTTGCTCTGTGCCTGCTGAATATGTCGCAGGCTGTTGCACAGGAAAAGGTGTTGGTTTTTGCTGCGTCTTCGCTCACCAATGCGCTGAGTGAATTGGCAGAAAGTTATGAAGATGCCAGTGGCGATGATATTGTGCTTTCGTTTGCATCTTCTTCAACCCTTGCCCGCCAGTTGGCTCAGGGCGCACCCGCGGATTTGTACCTGTCAGCAAATACCAAGTGGATGGATTATGCAGCAGAGCAGCAAGTAATCAATTCTGAGTCACGCAAAGATTTACTGCACAATCGGTTAGTTCTGGTGACACATCAGTCTGAATCGGTGGATTCAGTCGCGCTAGATAGCTCGTGGAATATCAGCAAAGCATTAATGGGTAGCCGACTCGCCGTTGGCGACCCGAATCATGTACCGGCTGGCATTTATGCACAAGAGGCCCTGACATCATTGGGACTTTGGCAACAAGCCGAACCTTTACTGGCGAGAGCGAACAATGTTCGAGCGGCGCTCTTACTGGTGGAAAGGCAGGAAGCAAAGTTTGGTATTGTTTATCAGACAGATGCTCAGGTGGCGAAAAACGTCAAAGTTGTTGCCCACTTTCCAGAGCAAAGCCATCAGCCAATTACCTATCCGGTTGCATTAACCCAGCAGACACCATCGAAATCGGCGCAGGGATTTTATGACTACCTACAGACGTCTGATGCGGCTGAGGTGTTTCAGCGTTACGGTTTTTCAGTCAATGAACCAAGGGGAAGTGTGTCATTCTGA
- the modB gene encoding molybdate ABC transporter permease subunit: MDTFTLTDYEVTALQLSLKVAFTAVIVSLPAGIGCAWLLARGQFWGKSLLDGLVHLPLVLPPVVIGYLLLVMMGRQGVIGAYLYDWFGITFGFSWRGAVLAVAVVAFPLMVRAIRLALENVDPKLEQAARTLGASPVKVFLTITLPLMLPGILTGTVLAFARALGEFGATITFVSNIPGETQTIPLAMFSFIETPGAEAEAARLCVIAIMIALLSLVIAEWLARAARKRVGH; the protein is encoded by the coding sequence ATGGATACCTTTACCTTAACCGACTATGAAGTCACTGCACTACAACTGAGTTTGAAAGTTGCATTCACTGCAGTGATTGTCAGTCTGCCGGCAGGCATTGGTTGTGCCTGGCTATTGGCGAGAGGGCAATTTTGGGGAAAATCCCTGTTGGATGGTTTGGTGCATTTGCCTTTAGTACTTCCTCCGGTTGTGATCGGTTACCTGCTGCTCGTCATGATGGGACGACAGGGTGTGATTGGCGCTTATCTGTACGATTGGTTTGGCATCACGTTTGGGTTTAGCTGGCGTGGCGCCGTTCTGGCTGTCGCTGTGGTTGCTTTTCCATTAATGGTAAGAGCAATACGGCTTGCACTGGAAAATGTCGATCCCAAATTAGAGCAGGCGGCACGCACGCTCGGGGCTAGCCCTGTCAAAGTCTTTCTGACCATCACTCTGCCATTGATGTTGCCGGGCATACTGACCGGCACTGTCCTTGCCTTTGCGCGGGCACTGGGTGAATTTGGTGCCACCATCACTTTTGTCTCGAATATACCCGGCGAAACGCAAACGATCCCTCTGGCCATGTTTTCCTTCATTGAAACACCGGGAGCGGAAGCAGAAGCCGCCCGCCTGTGCGTGATCGCCATTATGATTGCTCTGTTGTCATTAGTGATCGCAGAGTGGCTGGCCCGTGCAGCACGAAAAAGAGTGGGTCACTGA
- the modC gene encoding molybdenum ABC transporter ATP-binding protein ModC: MLALNFVKQLGQTRLDVDLCLPASGIIAIFGRSGAGKTSFINIVSGLSKPDEGHIAFGEHVLCDTWQGIHLPPEKRRIGYVFQDARLFPHYTVKGNLLYGNHGKPDPELFSEVVQLLDISHLLTRYPASLSGGEKQRVAIGRALLSKPDMLLMDEPLASLDLPRKQELMPYLESLAKSVSIPVLYVSHSLDEILRLADHMVVLDQGKVIGNGALTDVWASSVMRPWLSAREQSSVLQLKVTEHHPSYPLTQLCIGPDLPLWVSRVRRPAGDMVRVRIHANDISVTRIKPVQTSIRNVLPVTVEGIEPHQYHADIVVIRLAIGTSILTANITPWAADELNLQVGDKLYAQIKGVSLSQQDLA; the protein is encoded by the coding sequence ATGCTAGCGCTGAATTTTGTCAAGCAACTTGGACAAACCCGACTGGATGTTGACTTGTGCTTACCTGCGTCGGGCATTATTGCTATTTTTGGCCGCTCTGGCGCGGGTAAAACCTCTTTTATCAATATCGTCAGTGGCCTGAGTAAACCCGATGAAGGCCATATTGCATTTGGCGAGCACGTGCTTTGTGATACTTGGCAGGGGATTCATTTACCACCGGAAAAGCGCCGGATTGGCTATGTTTTTCAGGATGCCCGATTGTTTCCGCACTATACCGTGAAAGGAAATCTGCTTTATGGTAACCACGGAAAGCCTGACCCGGAACTGTTCAGTGAAGTCGTTCAACTGCTGGATATATCGCATTTATTGACTCGTTATCCTGCCAGTTTATCTGGCGGTGAGAAGCAGCGTGTTGCCATTGGCCGCGCGTTACTGAGTAAGCCCGATATGTTGCTGATGGATGAGCCCTTAGCCTCGCTGGATTTACCGCGAAAACAAGAGTTGATGCCTTATCTGGAATCGTTAGCGAAAAGTGTCAGCATTCCTGTACTTTATGTCAGCCACAGCCTGGATGAGATACTTCGCCTGGCAGATCATATGGTGGTGCTGGATCAGGGCAAGGTGATTGGGAATGGCGCACTGACAGATGTATGGGCCTCCTCTGTGATGCGTCCCTGGCTCAGCGCCAGAGAACAAAGCTCAGTGTTGCAGCTAAAAGTCACCGAACATCATCCTTCCTATCCGTTGACCCAGCTTTGTATCGGACCCGATCTGCCGCTGTGGGTCAGCCGAGTGCGCCGGCCTGCCGGGGATATGGTCAGGGTGAGAATTCACGCCAATGACATTTCCGTTACCAGAATCAAACCCGTGCAGACCAGCATACGTAATGTGTTGCCTGTCACCGTCGAAGGCATAGAGCCACATCAATACCACGCTGATATCGTGGTGATTCGTTTAGCGATTGGCACCTCAATACTGACGGCGAACATCACGCCCTGGGCGGCAGATGAGCTGAACCTTCAGGTTGGCGATAAGCTGTATGCGCAGATCAAAGGCGTCAGTCTCAGCCAGCAGGATCTGGCCTGA
- a CDS encoding CAP domain-containing protein, protein MRIISVLILSVFALVGCGGSDGGSGNNSTSHNGSTVSNGGSSERPTTEDGGQTTGGSTGSGSNTGSSNTGGSDQTGTGSDTGSSDQSLADEMLTAVNAARAQGQTCGSTWMPAVGPLTWDATLEHTAYLHSSDMANYDYFSHTGLDKSSPSQRVTEQGYNWKTVGENIAAGQKTVSAVMQGWLKSEGHCKNIMNGSFTQMGAASDTNSGSTYGIYWTQVFASPK, encoded by the coding sequence ATGCGAATTATTTCAGTTTTGATTCTATCTGTGTTTGCTCTTGTCGGATGTGGCGGTTCGGACGGCGGTTCAGGTAACAACTCGACTTCTCATAATGGTTCTACAGTCTCAAATGGCGGTTCTTCAGAGCGACCAACCACTGAAGATGGCGGTCAGACGACAGGTGGATCTACCGGCTCAGGCTCAAACACCGGCAGCTCCAACACAGGCGGCTCAGATCAAACAGGCACTGGCTCAGATACAGGCAGCTCAGATCAATCCTTGGCTGATGAAATGTTGACAGCGGTGAATGCTGCGCGTGCCCAGGGTCAGACTTGTGGTAGCACTTGGATGCCAGCCGTCGGCCCCCTGACATGGGATGCCACGTTAGAGCACACGGCCTACCTGCATTCCAGTGATATGGCCAACTATGACTATTTCAGCCATACAGGCCTGGATAAATCATCGCCTAGCCAGCGTGTGACCGAACAGGGATACAACTGGAAAACTGTGGGTGAGAATATTGCGGCAGGTCAGAAGACGGTATCTGCGGTGATGCAGGGCTGGCTGAAAAGTGAAGGGCATTGCAAAAACATCATGAACGGCAGTTTCACCCAGATGGGCGCTGCGTCTGATACGAACTCAGGCAGTACCTACGGTATTTACTGGACTCAGGTGTTCGCTTCACCAAAGTAA
- a CDS encoding alpha/beta fold hydrolase has product MTHCQRPIILLRGLLREQRHWGNFTQQLRSHFPFRKVIALDLAGNGQRFLETSPSTISAMVDDLHQQLHFLHARELETENKIEAGTYDLLAISMGGMIALEWARLYPEEVKSLVLLNTSDGKQSPFYKRLRWRQYPNIIRLMMSKPEEQEKYILRMTSNMYPEDPDTLKTWIRWRKECPIQRSNLLRQLNAALSFRYKDVPDKPVLLLASQHDELVDVSCSRTLAQYWQCPIHIHPSAGHDLPLDDPDWVCRYSLSFWQGIK; this is encoded by the coding sequence ATGACTCACTGCCAACGACCTATTATCCTTTTGCGAGGCTTACTTCGCGAGCAAAGGCACTGGGGCAATTTCACCCAACAATTAAGATCACACTTTCCTTTCCGTAAAGTGATCGCGTTGGATCTGGCCGGTAACGGTCAGCGGTTTCTTGAGACGTCCCCCTCCACCATCAGTGCCATGGTTGATGACCTCCATCAGCAGTTACATTTTTTACACGCCCGGGAACTCGAAACGGAAAATAAAATAGAAGCCGGCACCTATGATCTGCTGGCGATTTCTATGGGAGGGATGATTGCGCTTGAGTGGGCAAGATTGTACCCGGAGGAAGTAAAATCACTGGTGCTGCTCAATACCAGTGATGGCAAACAATCCCCCTTTTATAAGCGATTACGGTGGCGGCAGTACCCCAATATCATCAGATTGATGATGAGCAAACCCGAAGAGCAGGAAAAATACATTCTTCGTATGACCTCAAACATGTACCCCGAAGATCCTGACACACTGAAAACATGGATTCGATGGCGCAAAGAATGTCCTATCCAAAGGAGTAATCTGCTCAGGCAACTGAATGCGGCTTTGAGCTTCAGATATAAAGATGTTCCGGATAAACCCGTATTACTGCTTGCTTCGCAGCATGACGAGCTGGTCGATGTTTCTTGCAGCCGTACGCTTGCCCAGTACTGGCAATGCCCCATACACATACACCCAAGTGCCGGCCATGACTTACCCCTTGATGACCCCGACTGGGTTTGCCGTTACTCACTGTCATTCTGGCAGGGTATAAAATAA